Proteins from a genomic interval of Xanthomonas sp. AM6:
- the ybeY gene encoding rRNA maturation RNase YbeY, with translation MTKGPVRLDVGVSYALPRAGLPAAASFRKWVAAALKGRIREADLAIRLVDAKEGRSLNHHYRGKDYATNVLSFPAELPEGLPKGVKLPLLGDLVICAPVVAREAAEQGKPLNAHYAHLTVHGVLHLLGWDHEDDKEADAMEQLEREILADLGVGDPYAGEG, from the coding sequence ATGACCAAAGGTCCGGTCCGCCTCGATGTCGGCGTCAGCTACGCCCTGCCCCGCGCCGGCCTGCCGGCGGCGGCGAGCTTCCGCAAGTGGGTGGCCGCGGCGCTGAAGGGCCGCATCCGCGAAGCCGACCTGGCGATCCGCCTGGTCGACGCCAAGGAGGGCCGTTCGCTGAACCACCACTACCGCGGCAAGGACTACGCCACCAACGTGCTCAGCTTCCCGGCCGAACTGCCCGAGGGCCTGCCCAAGGGGGTCAAGCTGCCGCTGCTCGGCGACCTGGTGATCTGCGCGCCGGTGGTGGCGCGCGAAGCCGCCGAACAGGGCAAGCCGCTCAATGCCCACTACGCGCACCTGACCGTGCACGGCGTGCTGCACCTGCTCGGCTGGGACCACGAGGACGACAAGGAGGCCGACGCGATGGAGCAACTGGAGCGCGAGATCCTGGCCGACCTGGGCGTGGGCGACCCTTACGCCGGGGAAGGCTGA
- a CDS encoding PhoH family protein, with protein MTIPAQRDFTLEPADTERLANLAGPFDAHLRQIELRLGVEISNRGNVYRVTGPATAVAAAETLLQALYAEAESVVFDDQAIHLRLTQANVDHVAQRAYEPQEVAIKVKRGTVRGRGANQAKYLHQITTHDINFGIGPAGTGKTFLAVASAVEALNESRVQRLILVRPAVEAGEKLGFLPGDLSQKVDPYLRPLYDALYEMLGVEKVVKLLEKNVIEIAPLAYMRGRTLNDAYVILDEAQNTTIEQMKMFLTRLGFGSTAVVTGDLTQIDLPKHVKSGLRDAIEVLHEVEGVSFTFFEARDVVRHPLVARIVNAYEKRDITDKLTGPAA; from the coding sequence ATGACCATCCCCGCACAACGCGATTTCACCCTCGAACCCGCCGACACCGAACGCCTGGCCAACCTGGCCGGCCCGTTCGACGCGCACCTGCGCCAGATCGAACTGCGCCTGGGCGTGGAGATCTCCAACCGCGGCAACGTCTACCGGGTCACCGGCCCGGCCACCGCGGTCGCCGCCGCCGAGACCCTGCTGCAGGCGCTGTACGCCGAGGCCGAGAGCGTCGTGTTCGACGACCAGGCGATCCACCTGCGCCTGACCCAGGCCAACGTCGATCATGTCGCGCAGCGCGCCTACGAACCGCAGGAAGTGGCGATCAAGGTCAAGCGCGGCACCGTCCGCGGCCGCGGCGCCAACCAGGCCAAGTACCTGCACCAGATCACCACCCACGACATCAACTTCGGCATCGGCCCGGCCGGCACCGGCAAGACCTTCCTGGCGGTGGCCAGCGCGGTCGAGGCATTGAACGAATCGCGCGTGCAGCGGCTGATCCTGGTGCGCCCGGCGGTGGAGGCCGGCGAGAAGCTCGGCTTCCTGCCCGGCGACCTGAGCCAGAAGGTCGATCCCTACCTGCGCCCGCTGTACGACGCGCTGTACGAGATGCTCGGCGTGGAGAAGGTGGTCAAGCTGCTGGAGAAGAACGTCATCGAGATCGCGCCGCTGGCCTACATGCGCGGACGCACGCTCAACGATGCCTACGTGATCCTGGACGAGGCGCAGAACACCACCATCGAGCAGATGAAGATGTTCCTGACCCGGCTCGGCTTCGGCTCCACCGCGGTGGTCACCGGCGACCTGACCCAGATCGACCTGCCCAAGCACGTCAAGTCCGGCCTGCGCGACGCGATCGAGGTGCTGCACGAGGTCGAGGGCGTCAGCTTCACCTTCTTCGAGGCGCGCGACGTGGTGCGCCATCCGCTGGTGGCGCGCATCGTCAACGCCTACGAGAAGCGCGACATCACCGACAAGCTGACCGGTCCGGCGGCATGA